A DNA window from Helianthus annuus cultivar XRQ/B chromosome 15, HanXRQr2.0-SUNRISE, whole genome shotgun sequence contains the following coding sequences:
- the LOC110882666 gene encoding protein FAR1-RELATED SEQUENCE 5-like: MRAYRCLVALKGGHHNVNGTPVDFKNFSHQLRIFIGERDAQVFLERLRERFDNLPNFYFDYTVSNGKLSSVFWADEISKLNYKAFGDVLAFDATYSTNRYKMVFVPFTGVDHHFQCVTFGAGLISTESIECYVWLLKAFLKAHGTQPTLVLSDQDPSMLQAVPMVFTESRHRLCMWHIMKKLPSKISADVLDNNDLRSCIHRLVWNVYIKPETFESRWNDLLQTFGLQDHSWLNDMYNIKHLWVPAYFRELPMCCLMKTTSRCESSNAAFKVNSTSANTLVQFMMCFENRVDSQRYRQHVSEYKTSSTMFTGNTDLAIEQHAFAIYTNTVFAQVQKEIIKGKFLCYITNQTESSNSSLLIDVTHLDKRNNITNVYQVTYNTVDQSASCSCRNFTRIGYLCRHVFCVYRLKNVERIPPQYINDRWRRDALPKQVFSISSRYGVNPHAPSVMRNEILDLVTECFDVARTDEDSLAKLVDQLRDFKINVLSKQPLSTIQNESNECQMEEIVGQPINIPVEVANPEVARNKGCGTHTRISGPGEKAKAKPPKRPKQVRLCKRCGLYVDDHDSRNCLKVAAMKAAKAAAEQQRQTATGDSPSD, from the exons ATGAGAGCTTATAGATGTCTTGTAGCTTTAAAAGGAGGGCATCACAATGTCAATGGGACTCCGGTGGATTTTAAAAACTTTAGCCACCAGTTGCGAATTTTTATTGGTGAACGCGACGCACAAGTTTTCCTTGAACGCCTGCGTGAGCGTTTTGACAACCTACCCAACTTCTATTTTGATTACACTGTATCAAATGGAAAGTTGTCTTCTGTATTCTGGGCTGATGAGATTTCAAAGCTAAACTACAAAGCTTTTGGCGATGTCCTCGCGTTTGACGCAACTTACAGCACTAACAG GTACAAGATGGTTTTTGTGCCATTCACGGGTGTGGATCATCATTTCCAATGTGTTACATTTGGAGCGGGTTTGATATCAACCGAGTCCATTGAATGTTATGTGTGGTTGCTTAAGGCTTTCTTGAAGGCACACGGTACTCAACCAACTCTCGTGCTGAGTGATCAAGACCCATCCATGCTACAAGCTGTTCCTATGGTCTTTACCGAATCACGACACCGTCTATGCATGTGGCATATAATGAAAAAACTACCCTCCAAG ATCTCTGCCGACGTTCTCGATAACAATGATCTTCGGTCCTGCATTCATCGGTTGGTTTGGAATGTTTATATCAAACCTGAAACGTTTGAGTCCCGCTGGAATGACCTCCTACAAACATTTGGGCTTCAAGACCACAGCTGGTTGAACGACATGTACAACATCAAACATCTCTGGGTACCAGCCTACTTCAGGGAACTGCCCATGTGTTGCTTAATGAAGACCACTTCCCGCTGCGAAAGCTCTAACGCTGCCTTCAAGGTCAACTCAACAAGCGCAAACACCCTTGTACAATTTATGATGTGCTTTGAAAATAGGGTAGACAGCCAACGATATCGTCAACATGTATCGGAGTACAAAACCTCATCCACGATGTTCACTGGCAATACTGATTTAGCGATAGAACAGCACGCGTTCGCCATTTACACAAACACTGTTTTCGCGCAAGTTCAAAAAGAGATAATTAAAGGGAAGTTTTTATGCTACATCACAAACCAAACCGAGTCCAGCAATTCCAGTCTTCTGATAGACGTCACTCATTTGGATAAAAGGAACAACATCACAAACGTCTATCag GTTACGTATAACACTGTAGACCAATCCGCCAGTTGCTCATGCAGGAATTTCACACGTATCGGTTATCTGTGTCGCCATGTCTTTTGCGTCTATCGATTGAAAAATGTTGAAAGGATTCCACCACAATACATAAACGATAGGTGGCGTCGAGATGCCCTCCCCAAACAGGTTTTTTCAATTTCCAGCCGATACGGAGTCAACCCACACGCACCGTCCGTTATGCGGAATGAAATCCTCGACCTCGTTACTGAATGCTTTGATGTGGCCAGAACCGATGAGGATTCGTTGGCAAAATTGGTTGACCAACTCAGGGATTTCAAGATCAATGTGCTTTCCAAGCAACCATTGTCTACAATTCAAAATGAATCAAACGAGTGTCAAATGGAAGAAATAGTTGGACAGCCAATCAACATTCCAGTCGAAGTTGCTAATCCAGAAGTTGCACGCAATAAAGGATGTGGTACTCATACTCGCATTTCTGGGCCCGGTGAGAAGGCAAAGGCAAAACCACCAAAACGTCCAAAGCAGGTTCGTTTATGCAAGCGTTGTGGTCTGTATGTCGACGACCACGACTCACGCAACTGCCTTAAGGTGGCTGCAATGAAAGCAGCAAAGGCAGCTGCTGAACAACAAAGGCAAACCGCCACTGGCGACTCACCCTCTGATTAA